GGCGGCGGACCATCTCGCGGAGGCGTCGCGAACCGCCACCATCGCGATAGATGAAGCTGATGCCGTAGCCGTTCGGCTTGGCATTGGAGATCTGGCTGGCGATGGCGACGGCCTGGGCGCCGCCCGGCGCCGTCAGCTCGACGACGATATCCTCGCCGATGTCGAGCGTGTCATCGGTCAGCAGCTGGGCGCCACCGATGCTGATGTCGCGCAGTCTCGCCTTGCGCTGGTCGGTGGAGTTGATCAGGCGCCAGCGCACGGGCAACTCGATCGGCAGCCGTGCGTGCCGACGCTTGACGGCCCCCTTCACCGCGCCGGTGGCCACCGCCAGCAGGAAGTCGCGCTTCTCCGCGTCATCCTTGTGAAACGCGATCATCGCCCCCGCGCGAACCCCGAGCCGGGGCAACGCGGTGCGCCAGCTCAACACGGTGCCCCGCAGCAGCGTCTTGTTGGGCAGATCAGGAAAATGAACCTCGACCAGCACTTCATCGTCGCGCTCGAGCGGTAGGGTCGTCGCGCAGAACATGCCACCGGTCGCGAGCTCGGCGTTATAGGCCTGGAGGAAGGATGGATTGTCGCGAAAGCGAGCCTTGAGCAAATGCATGACGCCAACACCTCACACGCAGCGCCTGTATCATAGCATACGAAGGTGCGCGCTCTCATTTCCGGGCCGCCCAAGGGCCCAGCCCCCGCACCCAACTGGTTTGAGTCCTTACACCTAGAAGCCGTTTCGTTCAAGTCTCGCCTTAAGGTACGCCGGGGCTGGGCGAGGCCGGCGCGGCTCGGTAAGCGCGACGCGATGGCGCGACGAAATGACGAAATGCAGTTGCTCGCGGTCGCGCCGACTCCGTATCATGCGACCCATGCCTGCCGACGTGTTGGTCATCGTTCCGACCTACAACGAGCGCGAGAACCTCGAGGCGCTGACCACCGCGATCCTGGCCGAGTTACCCACGGCCGACATCCTCGTGGTCGACGACGGGTCGCC
The Pseudomonadota bacterium DNA segment above includes these coding regions:
- a CDS encoding PilZ domain-containing protein, with product MHLLKARFRDNPSFLQAYNAELATGGMFCATTLPLERDDEVLVEVHFPDLPNKTLLRGTVLSWRTALPRLGVRAGAMIAFHKDDAEKRDFLLAVATGAVKGAVKRRHARLPIELPVRWRLINSTDQRKARLRDISIGGAQLLTDDTLDIGEDIVVELTAPGGAQAVAIASQISNAKPNGYGISFIYRDGGGSRRLREMVRRLTRG